One Glycine max cultivar Williams 82 chromosome 1, Glycine_max_v4.0, whole genome shotgun sequence genomic window, TTGAATCTACCAAAATCTAACCTCACATACTTTATTGTAATAAAGCAATGTACCACATAAGTTCAAACCCAACCACATAAATGTCTATTAATGCTCAGGGTGGAGCCAAAagcagtaaaaagaaaaaaccaatATAAAGCGTATATCAGCAACCTAGTAGTTTTAAATGTGGCCAATTTgcatttcttttcattcttctttgttcTATTCTTCACCACCTGCTGCTTAGGAAGGCACgagtttttaatttcttgcttctcACTCACACATTTTTCCTGCACCGATATATTTGTCAAACATAGATGATATTCATTATTCATTCCAATAATAGCATAGGATTCTGTAACTGTAACCAGCAGCAACACCATGTAAATGACTTCTGTGTTTTGTGAAtaaaactacttttttttttattaagatatgCTGCAAAAGATGTTGCcaatgtaataataatataaaacagaaATGCTATAATACACTCTGCCTACGATGTTGCTAGCAATTGATTTACATTTTCGCATCATAA contains:
- the LOC106794538 gene encoding uncharacterized protein, with translation MDSSGSSLPLSHYSTQTSGESSSSQGSKREICYSFPTFNNLPNNGEKGLVPIKTPEISLEKCVSEKQEIKNSCLPKQQVVKNRTKKNEKKCKLATFKTTRLLIYALYWFFLFTAFGSTLSINRHLCGWV